From candidate division KSB1 bacterium, a single genomic window includes:
- a CDS encoding (Fe-S)-binding protein, producing KHVHLIGAGPNIFLRRRNDDRKRGVLKKIDFEEVDFEAEDTTLGVSKIEDFTWPQLLDLYACTECGRCQDNCPAYHAGKELNPALLIHNLKEYLDEKASWVLSGKEQQNGKQLIGDVVSEDVIWACTTCGACVEHCPVFIEHVDILQDMRRYLTMDQANISEEVAKTLENMENIGNPWGLPQQNRTAWTEGLDIPLMRDKKEVEYLYWVGCAAALDTKNQNVAKSVVKILKTAGVDFAILGTEESCNGDSARRLGQEYLFQMMAENNIETLNKYKFKKIITACPHCFNCIGNEYKQLNGNYEVIHHSELIAELIESGKIKPKKNIEKRVTYHDACYLGRHNGIYDAPRTVVASVANGEVVEMKRSREKGLCCGAGGGIMWMDEEPDKRVNLVRFGDVEESKAEVVATACPFCNIMLDDARKMKGKEDEVEVKDIAELVAEAL from the coding sequence AAGCACGTACACCTCATCGGCGCCGGGCCAAATATTTTTTTGCGACGAAGAAATGACGATCGAAAGCGGGGTGTGCTCAAAAAGATCGATTTTGAAGAGGTGGACTTTGAAGCTGAGGACACAACGTTAGGCGTCAGCAAGATTGAAGATTTTACCTGGCCGCAGCTTTTGGATTTATATGCCTGCACCGAGTGCGGCCGTTGTCAGGACAATTGTCCGGCTTACCATGCGGGGAAAGAGTTAAATCCCGCACTTTTGATCCATAATCTTAAGGAATATTTAGACGAGAAGGCTTCGTGGGTTTTATCGGGAAAAGAGCAGCAAAACGGCAAACAGCTTATCGGCGATGTCGTCAGTGAGGATGTGATATGGGCTTGCACCACCTGCGGCGCTTGTGTTGAGCACTGCCCGGTCTTTATCGAGCATGTCGATATTTTGCAAGATATGCGGCGTTACCTTACGATGGATCAGGCGAATATTTCAGAGGAAGTCGCAAAAACGCTGGAAAACATGGAAAACATCGGCAACCCATGGGGGCTGCCGCAACAAAACCGAACTGCATGGACGGAGGGTTTGGATATTCCGTTGATGCGGGACAAGAAAGAAGTTGAATATCTATACTGGGTCGGTTGTGCCGCAGCGCTGGATACCAAAAATCAAAACGTCGCCAAGTCGGTGGTGAAAATATTGAAGACAGCCGGCGTCGACTTTGCTATTTTGGGGACAGAGGAAAGCTGCAACGGGGATTCCGCGCGTCGGCTTGGACAAGAATATCTTTTCCAAATGATGGCAGAAAACAACATCGAAACTTTGAATAAATATAAGTTTAAGAAAATTATTACCGCCTGCCCGCATTGTTTTAATTGCATTGGCAACGAATATAAACAGCTCAACGGCAATTATGAAGTCATCCATCATTCTGAACTGATTGCGGAGCTTATTGAATCCGGTAAAATTAAACCGAAAAAGAATATTGAAAAGCGAGTGACTTATCACGATGCTTGCTACTTAGGGAGGCATAATGGAATATATGACGCACCGCGGACGGTTGTGGCTTCCGTAGCGAATGGTGAAGTTGTAGAAATGAAGCGTTCGCGTGAGAAAGGCCTCTGTTGTGGCGCTGGCGGCGGTATTATGTGGATGGATGAAGAGCCGGATAAACGAGTAAATTTGGTTCGGTTTGGTGATGTTGAAGAGTCGAAAGCTGAAGTGGTGGCGACTGCCTGTCCGTTCTGCAACATCATGCTCGATGATGCGCGCAAAATGAAAGGTAAAGAAGACGAAGTCGAAGTTAAAGATATAGCCGAGCTGGTAGCCGAAGCTTTGTAG
- a CDS encoding O-methyltransferase, whose amino-acid sequence MPILEPKIEQYLNDLLPERESVVQEMEEYAEANNFPIVGPLVGRLCYQIVKSINAKRIFEMGSGFGYSTYWLARGLAGDGKIIFTEYSQENIKRAEDFLGKTQVLDKVEIIHGDAIEALENRDEEFDLILNDIDKEYYPKSLKVILPRLRKGGILITDNLIWNARVVEAEPDAQTRSIMEYTKMIYDSPDLWTTIIPLRDGVGISYKLN is encoded by the coding sequence ATGCCCATCTTAGAACCAAAAATTGAGCAATATTTAAACGACCTTCTTCCTGAGCGCGAGTCGGTTGTCCAGGAGATGGAAGAATATGCTGAAGCAAATAACTTTCCGATAGTGGGGCCGCTGGTTGGCAGGTTGTGCTACCAAATAGTTAAGTCGATTAACGCCAAACGGATTTTCGAGATGGGCTCGGGCTTTGGCTACTCGACTTACTGGCTTGCCAGAGGATTAGCTGGTGACGGGAAAATAATTTTTACGGAATATTCTCAAGAAAACATCAAACGCGCGGAAGATTTTTTAGGAAAGACCCAAGTTTTAGATAAGGTTGAAATCATTCATGGTGATGCGATTGAAGCACTCGAAAACAGGGATGAAGAGTTTGATTTAATCCTGAACGATATTGATAAGGAGTATTATCCGAAATCGCTTAAAGTGATTCTGCCGCGCTTACGAAAAGGCGGAATTTTAATCACCGACAACCTTATTTGGAACGCCAGAGTTGTGGAAGCAGAACCGGATGCGCAAACACGGAGTATTATGGAATATACAAAAATGATTTATGACTCTCCGGATCTCTGGACGACGATTATTCCGTTGCGTGATGGAGTTGGGATTAGCTATAAACTGAATTAA
- a CDS encoding DUF309 domain-containing protein, with protein sequence MAELFEKGIEYFNSRYYFEAHDTFEEVWMEERGEGVQFYQGLVQLATGFYHLRMKNLKGAESQLSKGVAKLEKYKPQYQNLELTELLNQVSVCIDSIQDNQSGESLFARIESKIPKMQRWVKENTE encoded by the coding sequence TTGGCAGAACTCTTCGAAAAAGGCATCGAATATTTTAATTCACGATATTATTTCGAAGCACATGACACTTTCGAAGAAGTCTGGATGGAGGAGCGTGGCGAAGGTGTGCAATTTTATCAAGGGTTAGTGCAACTGGCAACAGGGTTTTATCATCTAAGAATGAAAAATCTAAAAGGTGCCGAGAGCCAATTAAGCAAAGGGGTAGCGAAGTTAGAAAAGTACAAACCTCAATATCAAAATTTAGAATTGACGGAACTTTTAAATCAAGTATCAGTTTGCATTGATTCGATTCAAGATAATCAATCCGGCGAAAGTCTTTTTGCGCGAATTGAATCGAAAATTCCGAAAATGCAACGATGGGTAAAGGAGAATACTGAATAA
- a CDS encoding 2-oxo acid dehydrogenase subunit E2, with the protein MAKVDMIMPQMGESIAEGTIIKWLKKEGDKVEKDEIILEISTDKVDSEIPSPQAGVIKKLLASEEETVQVGSVIAHIETEGVGEAAAETPAAEPAKVEPKKEIPAEEVTVVAEPALAQTQPAVQVSVDGGSISAIPRTDRAGKKFFSPLVRSIARTEGLNIEELERIEGTGAKGRVTKKDVLAYLERRSTLVPTAPAAAPVPAYVPPAQPEFSDDRVEIIPMDNMRKSIAAHMVHSVQTSPHVFAVSEADMTNLVKFRGQYKNAFLEKTGTKLSYMPFIVEACVKALLDYPLVNSSVDGDKIIRKKYIGIGMAVALENSGLIVPVIKNADSLNIVGLARAVNDLASRARVKKLKPAEVQDGTFSITNMGSFGSLMGFPIINQPQVAILGVGVIQKRPMVINEAIAIRDMMYISISFDHRIVDGALAGQFLDRIAYYLTNFDTNNIF; encoded by the coding sequence ATGGCTAAAGTTGATATGATTATGCCGCAAATGGGCGAAAGCATCGCAGAAGGCACAATCATCAAATGGCTTAAGAAGGAAGGGGATAAAGTCGAAAAAGATGAAATTATCCTTGAAATCAGTACCGATAAAGTCGATTCAGAGATTCCTTCGCCGCAAGCGGGCGTGATAAAAAAACTTTTGGCGTCCGAAGAAGAAACAGTTCAAGTCGGGTCGGTGATTGCTCACATTGAAACTGAAGGTGTGGGTGAAGCTGCTGCAGAAACACCTGCCGCCGAACCTGCAAAAGTAGAGCCCAAGAAAGAAATTCCCGCTGAAGAAGTAACCGTTGTTGCGGAACCTGCACTGGCTCAAACTCAGCCGGCAGTTCAAGTGTCCGTCGATGGTGGGAGCATTTCTGCAATACCAAGAACGGACAGAGCCGGAAAGAAATTTTTCTCCCCTTTGGTTCGCAGCATTGCCAGGACAGAAGGGCTTAATATCGAAGAATTAGAGCGCATCGAAGGCACGGGTGCAAAGGGGAGAGTTACTAAAAAAGATGTTCTGGCTTATTTAGAGAGGCGTTCTACTTTAGTGCCAACAGCGCCTGCTGCCGCGCCTGTACCCGCTTATGTTCCGCCAGCTCAGCCGGAATTTTCTGATGACCGCGTCGAAATCATTCCGATGGATAATATGCGAAAATCCATTGCAGCGCACATGGTTCATAGTGTGCAAACTTCCCCCCATGTGTTTGCAGTTAGTGAAGCAGATATGACGAATCTGGTTAAGTTTAGAGGTCAATATAAAAATGCATTTCTCGAAAAGACCGGCACGAAACTAAGTTACATGCCTTTTATCGTTGAGGCTTGCGTTAAAGCGCTTTTAGATTATCCTTTGGTCAATAGCTCAGTTGATGGCGACAAAATTATTCGAAAAAAATATATTGGCATTGGCATGGCAGTGGCTTTGGAAAACAGCGGCTTGATCGTGCCTGTAATTAAAAATGCTGACAGCTTAAACATTGTCGGTCTTGCCAGAGCCGTGAATGATTTGGCTTCTCGGGCGCGCGTCAAAAAACTTAAACCGGCTGAAGTTCAAGATGGCACATTTTCAATTACAAACATGGGGAGTTTCGGTAGCCTCATGGGATTTCCCATAATCAATCAGCCGCAAGTGGCGATTTTGGGCGTTGGCGTGATTCAAAAGCGGCCGATGGTGATTAACGAAGCAATCGCTATTCGCGACATGATGTACATTTCAATTTCTTTCGATCATCGAATTGTCGATGGTGCTCTGGCTGGGCAATTTCTTGATCGAATTGCTTATTATTTAACAAATTTTGACACGAATAACATTTTCTAA
- the lipA gene encoding lipoyl synthase has protein sequence MLNTTIENSAQRAHKRRPDWLKVRLPFGEGYNDVKGIVENNGLHTVCQEARCPNIAECWERRTATLMILGDVCTRSCGFCAVKTGKPLFLDRDEPRRVGEAVKKMGLKHAVVTSVNRDELPDGGAGIFAETIRQIRQQVPGCKVEVLIPDFRGDTCAVKMIIDAKPEILNHNTETVPRLYHPVRPQGRYEWTLNVLQFAKQNGMITKSGMMLGLGETTDEILEVMSDLRRVKVDILTLGQYLQPTKNHLSVARFVHPDEFAMLKEEGMEMGFRHVESGPLVRSSYHADEHV, from the coding sequence ATGCTAAATACAACTATTGAAAATTCAGCACAGAGAGCTCACAAAAGACGCCCGGACTGGCTAAAAGTCAGGCTGCCTTTCGGAGAAGGCTATAACGATGTTAAGGGCATCGTTGAAAATAACGGGCTGCACACGGTTTGTCAAGAGGCTCGCTGCCCTAATATTGCCGAATGCTGGGAGCGAAGGACAGCTACATTGATGATTTTAGGCGATGTTTGTACACGCAGTTGCGGCTTTTGTGCAGTGAAAACAGGCAAGCCCCTCTTTCTTGACCGAGATGAACCTCGCAGAGTAGGGGAGGCGGTTAAGAAAATGGGATTAAAACATGCAGTTGTCACTTCTGTGAATCGCGACGAATTGCCGGATGGCGGCGCTGGTATTTTTGCGGAAACCATTCGACAAATTCGGCAGCAGGTTCCGGGCTGCAAAGTAGAGGTACTTATTCCGGATTTTAGGGGCGACACTTGCGCTGTTAAAATGATCATCGACGCCAAGCCCGAAATTTTAAATCACAATACTGAGACAGTGCCAAGATTGTATCACCCTGTAAGGCCGCAAGGCAGGTACGAGTGGACGCTGAACGTGCTGCAATTTGCAAAGCAGAACGGAATGATCACCAAATCCGGGATGATGTTAGGACTTGGCGAAACCACCGACGAAATTCTCGAAGTCATGTCTGACTTAAGGCGTGTAAAAGTGGATATTCTGACTTTAGGCCAATATTTGCAACCCACCAAGAATCATTTGTCTGTCGCACGGTTCGTCCATCCTGATGAATTTGCAATGCTCAAAGAAGAGGGGATGGAAATGGGTTTTCGGCATGTGGAATCGGGTCCTTTGGTGCGAAGTTCTTATCACGCAGATGAGCATGTTTGA
- the thrS gene encoding threonine--tRNA ligase yields MSEDKINIQFPDGSKKSYPKRIRPKDIIEEIGSHALKQKAVVAQVNGQLVDLNRSIEQDTTLRLIGYDEPEGMKTYWHSTSHIMAHAVKELYPEAQFGVGPAIENGFYYDIDVDSRITPEDLERIEKKMQEIIDQDTEFQRDELTKKEAIDLFKKKGDKYKLELLNDLDDDHPSIYKEGGFVDLCRGPHIPSTGRIKSFKLLNIAGAYWRGDEKNKQLQRIYGISYPKKKQLDEYLHLLEEAKRRDHRKLGKELELFLLTPKVGSGLVLWLPNGTIIRETLENFLRDEQRKRGYLPVMTPHIGNIELYKTSGHYPYYKESQFAPFKAEHQEYLLKPMNCPHHFQIYAAKPRSYRDLPIRLAEFGTVYRYEQSGELSGLIRVRSFTVDDAHMFVRQDQLKDELCEVFDLVKLVFSTLGFQDFKVQLSFRDPENTGKYGGNDEQWEQAQKNIQEAADFYGLDYEVAIGEAAFYGPKIDFMIRDALRRTWQLGTVQVDYVMPERFDLEYVGSDNQKHRPVVIHRAPFGSMERFIGILIEHFAGAFPVWLAPVQAIILPISDDYLDYAKKVCEELKDKNLRVSVDERNEKVGYKIREAETQKIPYMLIVGKEEVANDSVAVRQRKKGDLGKLSLDDFVQKIGHEIDEKIILN; encoded by the coding sequence ATGTCTGAAGATAAAATTAATATCCAATTTCCTGACGGCAGCAAAAAATCCTATCCAAAAAGGATTCGTCCAAAAGATATTATCGAGGAAATCGGTAGTCACGCCTTGAAGCAAAAGGCAGTTGTAGCGCAGGTCAATGGTCAGCTGGTGGATTTGAACAGGTCTATCGAGCAGGATACAACCTTGCGTCTAATTGGATATGACGAGCCGGAGGGTATGAAGACCTACTGGCACAGTACCTCGCATATTATGGCGCATGCGGTAAAAGAGCTCTACCCGGAAGCGCAATTTGGCGTGGGACCAGCAATAGAAAATGGATTCTATTACGACATTGACGTGGATTCGCGAATCACACCAGAGGATCTAGAGCGCATTGAAAAAAAGATGCAGGAGATTATCGATCAGGATACGGAATTTCAGCGCGATGAACTCACGAAAAAAGAAGCGATTGACCTTTTCAAGAAAAAGGGAGATAAGTATAAGCTTGAGCTTCTTAATGATTTGGATGACGACCACCCAAGCATTTACAAAGAGGGCGGATTTGTCGATTTGTGCCGCGGGCCGCATATTCCATCGACGGGTAGGATTAAGAGCTTCAAACTGCTGAATATCGCCGGCGCTTATTGGCGCGGGGACGAAAAGAATAAGCAGCTGCAGCGGATTTATGGGATTTCCTATCCTAAAAAGAAGCAGTTAGATGAATACCTGCATTTACTGGAAGAAGCCAAGCGAAGAGACCATAGAAAACTCGGCAAAGAGCTGGAGCTTTTTCTTTTAACGCCGAAGGTGGGCAGCGGTTTGGTGCTCTGGCTTCCAAATGGAACCATTATCCGCGAAACTCTGGAAAATTTCCTCCGAGATGAACAAAGGAAGCGTGGGTATTTGCCGGTAATGACGCCGCATATCGGAAATATTGAACTTTACAAGACCAGCGGGCACTATCCGTATTACAAAGAAAGCCAGTTCGCTCCTTTTAAAGCTGAGCATCAGGAATACCTGCTCAAGCCGATGAACTGTCCGCATCATTTTCAGATTTATGCTGCGAAGCCGCGGAGTTACCGCGATTTGCCTATTCGGCTTGCCGAGTTTGGCACAGTTTATCGCTATGAGCAGTCCGGAGAGTTAAGCGGCCTCATCCGGGTGCGCAGCTTCACTGTCGATGATGCACATATGTTCGTTCGTCAGGACCAGCTTAAGGACGAGTTGTGTGAGGTTTTTGATTTAGTTAAGTTGGTTTTTAGTACGCTCGGTTTCCAGGATTTTAAAGTACAATTGTCATTCAGGGATCCGGAAAACACCGGCAAATACGGCGGCAATGACGAACAGTGGGAACAAGCGCAGAAGAATATTCAAGAAGCGGCAGATTTTTATGGTTTGGATTACGAAGTAGCAATTGGAGAAGCGGCGTTTTACGGACCTAAAATCGACTTCATGATTCGCGACGCCTTGAGACGAACCTGGCAGCTTGGTACGGTTCAAGTGGATTATGTCATGCCGGAAAGATTCGACCTGGAATACGTTGGCAGCGACAATCAAAAGCATCGACCTGTGGTGATTCACAGGGCGCCGTTTGGTTCAATGGAGCGTTTTATTGGCATTCTGATCGAGCATTTTGCCGGGGCTTTTCCGGTTTGGCTTGCTCCGGTTCAGGCAATCATTCTGCCGATCTCTGACGACTATTTAGATTATGCTAAAAAGGTTTGTGAAGAATTAAAAGATAAGAACCTGCGGGTATCGGTCGACGAAAGAAACGAGAAAGTCGGTTATAAAATTCGAGAAGCTGAGACCCAGAAAATCCCCTACATGCTGATCGTCGGTAAAGAAGAGGTGGCAAACGACTCGGTGGCAGTTCGGCAGCGGAAAAAAGGTGATTTAGGAAAGCTTAGCTTGGATGATTTTGTCCAAAAAATAGGTCATGAAATTGACGAAAAAATAATTTTGAACTAA
- a CDS encoding translation initiation factor IF-3 — protein MNKKKQTTAINERIKAPEVRVIDADGEQVGVIDTSEAIETARNKGLDLVEISPAASPPVCKIMDYGKYKYQQSKKEKDTKKKQHVIHVKEIRLRPKIEAHDFNFKVSHARKFIEKGNKVKATVLFRGREMAHKEFAKTLLERMANELEDIAKIEREAVMEGRMMIMFLTKR, from the coding sequence ATCAACAAAAAAAAGCAGACTACCGCCATAAATGAAAGAATCAAAGCGCCGGAAGTTAGAGTCATAGATGCCGATGGAGAACAAGTTGGTGTGATTGATACTTCAGAAGCAATCGAAACGGCCCGGAACAAAGGTTTGGATCTTGTCGAAATTTCTCCCGCTGCATCGCCGCCCGTCTGCAAGATAATGGATTATGGGAAGTACAAATATCAGCAAAGCAAAAAGGAAAAAGATACTAAGAAAAAACAACATGTAATTCACGTTAAGGAAATTCGACTCCGGCCCAAAATTGAGGCCCATGATTTTAATTTTAAAGTGAGTCATGCCCGGAAATTCATTGAAAAAGGGAATAAGGTAAAGGCAACGGTCTTGTTTCGTGGTCGGGAAATGGCCCACAAGGAATTCGCCAAAACGCTTCTGGAAAGAATGGCCAATGAACTTGAAGATATCGCCAAGATCGAACGCGAAGCGGTCATGGAAGGTCGAATGATGATTATGTTTTTAACAAAAAGATAA
- the rpmI gene encoding 50S ribosomal protein L35, which yields MPKIKSNRGAMKRFKVTGTGKIKRHKAGKSHILTKKSPKTKRNLRNATLVSAADAKRVHKMLTK from the coding sequence ATGCCAAAAATAAAATCTAATCGCGGTGCGATGAAACGATTTAAGGTGACCGGCACCGGAAAAATCAAGCGTCACAAAGCTGGAAAGAGCCATATCTTAACCAAAAAAAGTCCCAAGACCAAAAGAAACTTAAGAAATGCAACCCTGGTCTCGGCGGCAGATGCAAAACGTGTACATAAAATGTTGACAAAGTAA
- the rplT gene encoding 50S ribosomal protein L20 encodes MPRSKYSVASHRRKKKILKQAKGYRGGKSKLIRTAMEAVDKALQYAYRDRRQKKRDFRKLWITRINAGVRINGINYSTFVNGLKRNNIEINRKLLADLAVSDPDAFKNLVEVSQN; translated from the coding sequence ATGCCACGATCAAAATATAGTGTAGCGTCGCACCGACGTAAAAAGAAAATACTTAAACAAGCCAAAGGTTACCGCGGCGGTAAGAGCAAGCTGATTAGAACCGCGATGGAAGCCGTGGACAAGGCTTTGCAGTACGCCTATCGCGACCGGCGGCAGAAAAAACGCGATTTTAGAAAATTGTGGATCACGAGAATTAATGCCGGCGTTCGGATAAATGGTATTAACTATTCGACATTTGTTAACGGTCTGAAGCGCAACAATATTGAAATCAACCGAAAACTGTTGGCGGATTTGGCGGTAAGCGATCCCGATGCATTCAAAAACCTTGTCGAAGTTTCCCAAAATTAA
- the pheS gene encoding phenylalanine--tRNA ligase subunit alpha, whose amino-acid sequence MAESFDTILSELNNLEEAFKNDSKEVKQPQSLEEIRIKYLGRKGSVAQYFKKMSTVSAEDKPKLGNTLNKLKDEFHAEIDRIQLSLETKSEDNGFIDLTLPGTPLQVGYRNPLMLVMDEIKEIFSSMGFSIETGPLVETEFYNFEALNVPADHPSRDLQDTFYLENDLLLRTHTSPVQIRTMQKQKPPIRIIAPGRCFRKDTPDASHSPEFHQCEGLVVDKGIAFSHLKGTLLAFARKLFGPNIQVRFRPSFFPFTEPSAEYDFSCVICSGKGCRTCKKTGWLEISGAGMVDPAVFDYVDYDAEIYTGFAWGMGIERIAMMKYGIDDIRHFYDNDLRFLNQF is encoded by the coding sequence ATGGCCGAATCGTTTGATACAATTTTATCTGAATTAAACAACCTTGAAGAGGCGTTTAAAAATGATTCAAAAGAGGTAAAGCAGCCTCAGAGTCTTGAAGAGATCCGGATTAAGTATCTCGGCCGGAAAGGTTCGGTTGCGCAGTATTTTAAAAAAATGAGTACTGTTTCTGCCGAGGACAAGCCTAAATTGGGAAACACACTAAATAAGCTGAAAGACGAGTTTCATGCAGAAATAGATCGAATCCAACTCTCTTTAGAGACTAAAAGTGAGGACAACGGATTTATAGATCTCACTTTACCCGGGACGCCGCTTCAAGTTGGTTATCGAAATCCCTTGATGTTGGTGATGGATGAAATTAAGGAAATCTTTTCCTCGATGGGATTCAGCATCGAAACCGGACCGCTGGTTGAAACCGAGTTCTACAACTTTGAAGCCCTGAATGTCCCGGCTGATCACCCGTCCCGGGATTTACAGGACACATTTTATCTCGAAAATGATCTTTTGCTGCGAACTCACACGTCGCCTGTGCAAATCCGCACCATGCAAAAGCAAAAACCCCCGATTCGAATCATTGCGCCGGGGCGCTGCTTTCGCAAAGATACCCCGGACGCGAGCCACTCACCGGAGTTTCATCAGTGCGAAGGTCTTGTCGTGGATAAAGGGATCGCTTTTTCGCATTTGAAGGGCACCTTGTTAGCATTTGCAAGAAAGCTTTTCGGCCCGAATATTCAGGTCAGATTTCGTCCGAGCTTTTTTCCGTTTACGGAGCCGAGCGCTGAATATGATTTTTCCTGTGTTATTTGCAGCGGCAAAGGATGCCGGACTTGCAAAAAGACCGGCTGGCTGGAGATCTCTGGTGCCGGCATGGTCGATCCGGCAGTTTTTGATTATGTGGATTACGACGCCGAAATTTATACCGGTTTTGCCTGGGGCATGGGCATCGAGCGCATCGCCATGATGAAATACGGCATCGATGACATTCGGCACTTCTATGACAATGACTTGCGTTTTTTAAACCAATTTTAG